The Amycolatopsis sp. NBC_01480 genome segment CGCCCGAAAGCGGCGAGATCGGCCACTGCTGTCCCGAGCCGCCGCCACCGTTGACACCGCGGCCGCCCGCGCCGTTGGCGGCCCGGACCGGCTCGTCACGGCGCTGCGGCGGGGACATCGGCGGCGGCATCGGCGCCCCCATCGGCGGTTCCCGGCGCGGGGGAGCGACGGGCGGCGCGACCTGCGTCGGTGCCGCCACGGACTGCTGCGCCGGGACCGCCGGGACCGGCGGGGCCAGCGGAGCCGGCGGACGGGCCGGTGGCTCGTCGTCGCCGAGCAGTTCCTCCGCCGAGGTGAACGCGGTCTGCTCCTGCGGCGGCACGTCCTCGCGCGGCCGCACCGGGAACGAGCCCGTCGCGACGGCCGGCGAAAGCGTCGCCATCACCGGCGGCTTCGGGGCGTCGGCCACCGGGTCCTCGGCGGGCGGCGCGGGCGGAGGCTCTTCTTCGACCGGCGCGTGGCCGTCCGGGTGCATCAGCACCTTGCCGAGCATGAAGGCCGCCGCGTCCTCGGCGTCGCCGAAGACCGCCGGGTTGACCAGCTCACCGTCGTACCAGGCGACGCGCCAGCCCTCCTCGACCTGTTCGACGCTCCAGCCGCGGTCCGTCGCCTCGCCGAGCCGGTACGCCTCCTCGGGCACGTCGAGCTGGTCGAGCTTGTCCTGCAGACCGGCCAGCGCGGGCTCGGCGGGCCGGGCCCGGCGCGACCGTCGCGGCTGCGGGGCGGCCTGCGGCTGGACGGGCTGGGGCTGGACCGGCTGGGCGTCGGCCTGCGGCGCCTCGGCCTCGTCCGGCTCCTCGGACCGCATCGCGTGGCCACCACGCGCCGGCGCCTCGGGCACCGGCAGCACTCCGGGCACCGCCGGGATCCCGGGCACGGACGCCTCGGCGTCCATCAGCGAGGTCGGCGGGCCCGAGTCGAACTCCGGCTCCTCCTCGCGCAGCTGATGGCCGCCCTCGTCCTCACGCAGCTGGTGCCCGCCGTCGTCGGCGTACGGGCTGCCGTCGTTGCTGTACTGGTCCGCGTCCTGGCCGCTTTCCTCGACGTACGGGTCGGGGTGGACGCCTTCCTCGGCGTACGAGTCGGAGTGCTGGCCGACCTCGTTGCCGTACGGGTCGGTGTGCTGCTCGTCTTCGTAGTGCTCGTCGCGGCCCGCTTCGGACTCCGGGCCCGTGTACAGACCGTGCTGTTCGCTGAGCTGCTCTTCGTCCTGCGGGCCGGTGTACAGGCCGTTCTGGTCCGCGTGCTGCTCGTCCGGCTCGACGGGCGCGTACAGCTGCGTGTGCTGCTCGTCGTGCTGAGGCACGGGCGGGCCCGCACTCGGGTCGACGGGCGCGTACAGCGCGGTCTCTTCGGCAGGCCGCGGCTGCCCGGGCGGCGCCGCGTGCGGGTCGACCGGGGCGTAGAGCTGCGTGTGCTGCTCTTCGTGCTGCGGCGCGGCGTCCACCGGCGCGTAGAGCGCGGTCTCCTCCGCGGGATGCGGCGGCTGCCCCGGCGGGGCGGCGTTCGGGTTGACCGGGCTGTACAGCGCGGTCCGCTCGGCCGGCGGCGTCGCCGACGGGCCGTTCGGGGCCTGGCCGGGCTCGAACTCGGCGTGCTGCTGCTCGTCGGCGAAGTGGTCGTCGAACTCGTTCTCGTAGCCCTCGTCCTCGTGGTACTGCTCTTCGCCGTACGCCTGGTCGTCTTCGTGATGCGCGTCCGGGTAGTCGTCGAAGGCCTGCTCGAACGGCGGCTCACCACGCTGCTCCGGCTCCGCGGGCGGCGTGTGCACCGCGAGCGGGACGTCCACCGGCGCCGGTGCTTCCGACGGCGCCGAGCCACCGGCACCCGCCAGTGCGGCGGCACCCGCCGCGCCGATTCCCGCGGTCCCGAGGGCTGCGGCACCGAGCGCCGCGGCACCGAGGCCGGGCCCACCGGGACCAGCCTGGCCGGGACCACCGGGACCGGGCTGGCCGCCAGGACCGGCCTGTCCACCCGGACCACCTTGGCCGGGCCCGCCAGGCCCACCGGGACCGGTTTGACCGAGGCCACCCGGACCAGCCTGACCCGGACCACCAGGTCCAGCCTGACCCGGCCCACCGGGCCCGCCCTGAGCAGGACCGCCAGGACCGCCTTGACCGGGCCCACCAGGTCCACCGGGCGCACCCTGACCGGGCCCGCCAGGACCACCGGGCCCACCAGGTCCGCCCTGACCGGGACCGCCAGGACCACCAGGCCCACCCGGCGCCTGCCCCTGAGGAGGCGGTCCGGGCCGCTGCTGCGGCGGCTGCTGGTTGCCGCGGGTCAGGTATGCCGCGGCGCCCTGCAGGGCGAGGTCGTCGACCGGCGGGAGCTGGAAGCCGTTCGAGCGGATGTGCTCGACCAGGTCGTTCTCGGGCGAGACGCCGTAGCGCTGCAGGTAGAAGTTCACCGCCGCGGGCCAGATCCACTGCCCGTCGCTGTGGAACGCGACGGGCACGGTGGCCTCGGGCGCCGGCGCGAGCCGGTCGATGTCGTACCCGCGCTCCTGCACGACCAGCGGCGCGTGGTCGAGGTAGTCGAGCAGCCGGTCCTGCTCCGCCACCTCCAGATCGGGACGGTTGATCACGGGACGGCCGGCCGGGCCGATGGTGTCGAAGATGCGCGCGATGCGGAAGTGCGGGCCGGGCTGCTCGGGGCCGAGACCGGACATGCGCCGGATCAGCCACTCGGGCACGTTCTCCTCGGTGCGCGGGAACATGCGCAGCTCGTCCTGGTACGCCTGCGGCGGCGGGGCCAGGTTCCACGGCGGCTCGTCGCGGTTGTACTCGAGGTTGTAGCTGGAGGGGTGGTCGAGCTGGTAGCGCGCGTTGAACCAGGTGCCGCGCCCGTCGCGGTACATGCCACCGCGCAGCCGTCCGAAGAGGGTCGCGATGTCGTGGGTGGCGACCCACTCCTGACTGGCCCCGTCCTCGGTGAGGATCTGGCCGGTCAGCTCGTGGTACCTCCCGACAGCCCGGTACTCCGCGGTGACTTTGCGCCAGTCGCGCGGTGCGGCGCGCAGCAGGGCCAGTCCGATCTGCTTGACCAGTGTGTCCTGCTCCGTCGCGTTCAGCTGCGTCGTCGGTTGTGCCACGGTGACATTTTGACTGTTCGCGCGCACGAACGCACCCCGCATGCGGGTTTTGCCACTCGAGCGCAAGCCGGCATGCGGTCTGACCTCGGCCGACGCCTTATGCGGAAGATCACACGCACGTGCGAGCCGACCCGCGGAGCCGGTGGTGGGGGTAACCGGCAGTCTACGGGCAGTGGTCATCCGCGCCCGGCCGCGACGCGCGGGGTGATCGTGATCCGCCCCGGACGGCTCACCCGGCCGGGTTCCCCCGGGCGAACTGCGGTCTCCGGCGCCGCTTTGCCAGAATGGGCGTCGTGACGGCGAAGATTCTGGACGGCAAGGCCACGAAGGACGCCATTTTCGCGGAGCTGCGCCCGCGGGTGGCCGCGCTCGCCGAGCGGGGGGTGGTCCCCGGGCTGGGCACGGTGCTGGTCGGCGACGACCCCGGCTCGCACTCGTACGTGAAGATGAAGCACGCGGACAGCGCGAAGATCGGCGTCAACTCGATCCGCCGCGACCTGCCCGCCGACATCTCGCAGGAGAAGCTCGAGGCTGTCATCGACGACCTGAACGCCGACCCGGCCTGCCACGGCTACATCGTCCAGCTGCCGCTGCCCAAGCACCTCGACGCGAACCGGGTGCTCGAGCGCATCGACCCGGACAAGGACGCGGACGGCCTCGCGCCGATCAGCCTCGGCCGGCTCGTGCTCGGCGAGAAGGGCGCGCTGCCGTGCACGCCGTACGGGATCATCGAGCTGCTCAAGCGCCACGACGTGGAGCTGAACGGCGCGCGGGTCACCGTGGTCGGCCGCGGCATCACCGTCGGGCGCACGCTCGGCCTGCTGCTCACGCGCCGCAGCGAGAACTCCACCGTGACGCTCTGCCACACCGGCACGCGCGACCTCGCCGCGGAGGTCCGCCGCGCCGACATCGTGATCGCGGCCGCGGGCGTGCCCGGGATCATCACGCCGGACATGGTGCAGCCGGGCGCGGCGGTGCTGGACGTCGGCGTCTCGCACGTCGACGGCAAGCTCACCGGTGACGTCGACCCGGCCGTCGCCGAGGTCGCCGGCTGGCTGTCGCCGAACCCCGGCGGCGTCGGCCCGATGACCCGGGCGATGCTCGTCAGCAACGTCGTCGAGGCGGCGGAACGCACGGTCGCGGGCTGATGGCGATGGCGGGCGACCGGCGCCGGGACGGGAAGGCCTGGGCGGTCCACGTGCCGTTCGCGGTGGTGCTGCTGCTCCTCGCGGCGGCGGCGCTGCGCACCTTCCAGTACCACTGGCGCGAGGGCGCCATCCTGGTCGGCGTCGCGTTGTTCGTGGCCGGGTTCCTGCGCGCGGTGCTGCCCGCCGACAAGGTCGGCCTGCTGGCGATCCGCGGCAAGAAGGTCGACGTCGTCACCTGCGGCCTGCTCTGCGCCGCGGTCCTCTACATCGCGCTGACGATCACCGGCGGCCCGTTCGACTCGTGAGTGTTTATGACGGTTCTAACCGTCATAAACACTCACGAGCTGGTTACGAGGCCAGCGCCAGTTCCCGCTGCTCGGCCGCGCGGGCTTCCCGCCGGTCGAGCGTGCCGGAGAACAGGGCGATCGAAAGGCCCAGCACCGCGAGCGAAGCGCCGACCCAGTTCGGCGCGACCAGGCCGAGGCCGCCCGCGATCACCAGGCCGCCCAGCGAGGCGCCGATCGAGTTGGCGATGTTGAACGCCGACTGCACGGCCGCCGAGACGAGCGACGGGGTGCCGCCCGCCTTCTCCATGATCCGCGCCTGCATCATCGGGCCGATCATGAAGCCGGCCACGCCCACGAAGAAGATCGTGATGGCGGCGCCGACCTTGCCCTGCGCGGTGATCGTGAAGATGCCGAGCACCGCGGCCAGCGCGAGCAGCGCGGCGTACAGCCCGGGCATCAGCGCCCGGTCCGCGAGCCGGCCGCCCAGGTAGTTGCCCAGCGTCATGCCCACGCCGGCCAGCGA includes the following:
- a CDS encoding bifunctional methylenetetrahydrofolate dehydrogenase/methenyltetrahydrofolate cyclohydrolase; translation: MTAKILDGKATKDAIFAELRPRVAALAERGVVPGLGTVLVGDDPGSHSYVKMKHADSAKIGVNSIRRDLPADISQEKLEAVIDDLNADPACHGYIVQLPLPKHLDANRVLERIDPDKDADGLAPISLGRLVLGEKGALPCTPYGIIELLKRHDVELNGARVTVVGRGITVGRTLGLLLTRRSENSTVTLCHTGTRDLAAEVRRADIVIAAAGVPGIITPDMVQPGAAVLDVGVSHVDGKLTGDVDPAVAEVAGWLSPNPGGVGPMTRAMLVSNVVEAAERTVAG
- a CDS encoding TNT domain-containing protein (This protein contains a domain related to Tuberculosis Necrotizing Toxin, which is the C-terminal effector domain of outer membrane channel protein CpnT, and which has a lethal NAD+-glycohydrolase activity.) — its product is MAQPTTQLNATEQDTLVKQIGLALLRAAPRDWRKVTAEYRAVGRYHELTGQILTEDGASQEWVATHDIATLFGRLRGGMYRDGRGTWFNARYQLDHPSSYNLEYNRDEPPWNLAPPPQAYQDELRMFPRTEENVPEWLIRRMSGLGPEQPGPHFRIARIFDTIGPAGRPVINRPDLEVAEQDRLLDYLDHAPLVVQERGYDIDRLAPAPEATVPVAFHSDGQWIWPAAVNFYLQRYGVSPENDLVEHIRSNGFQLPPVDDLALQGAAAYLTRGNQQPPQQRPGPPPQGQAPGGPGGPGGPGQGGPGGPGGPGGPGQGAPGGPGGPGQGGPGGPAQGGPGGPGQAGPGGPGQAGPGGLGQTGPGGPGGPGQGGPGGQAGPGGQPGPGGPGQAGPGGPGLGAAALGAAALGTAGIGAAGAAALAGAGGSAPSEAPAPVDVPLAVHTPPAEPEQRGEPPFEQAFDDYPDAHHEDDQAYGEEQYHEDEGYENEFDDHFADEQQHAEFEPGQAPNGPSATPPAERTALYSPVNPNAAPPGQPPHPAEETALYAPVDAAPQHEEQHTQLYAPVDPHAAPPGQPRPAEETALYAPVDPSAGPPVPQHDEQHTQLYAPVEPDEQHADQNGLYTGPQDEEQLSEQHGLYTGPESEAGRDEHYEDEQHTDPYGNEVGQHSDSYAEEGVHPDPYVEESGQDADQYSNDGSPYADDGGHQLREDEGGHQLREEEPEFDSGPPTSLMDAEASVPGIPAVPGVLPVPEAPARGGHAMRSEEPDEAEAPQADAQPVQPQPVQPQAAPQPRRSRRARPAEPALAGLQDKLDQLDVPEEAYRLGEATDRGWSVEQVEEGWRVAWYDGELVNPAVFGDAEDAAAFMLGKVLMHPDGHAPVEEEPPPAPPAEDPVADAPKPPVMATLSPAVATGSFPVRPREDVPPQEQTAFTSAEELLGDDEPPARPPAPLAPPVPAVPAQQSVAAPTQVAPPVAPPRREPPMGAPMPPPMSPPQRRDEPVRAANGAGGRGVNGGGGSGQQWPISPLSGEPPLTLFRGKELRELPAGSELDRFGGPNGNLTYAAGTPFEERSLVPEWVHRPYHVYRVQRPLETLAGVAIPWFNQPGGGSAYLLPASIEELVAEGDLIELDPGEPPID
- a CDS encoding DUF3017 domain-containing protein, whose protein sequence is MAMAGDRRRDGKAWAVHVPFAVVLLLLAAAALRTFQYHWREGAILVGVALFVAGFLRAVLPADKVGLLAIRGKKVDVVTCGLLCAAVLYIALTITGGPFDS